The following coding sequences lie in one Komagataeibacter sucrofermentans DSM 15973 genomic window:
- the proS gene encoding proline--tRNA ligase: MRLSRSFLPTLKENPAEAQITSHRLMLRAGMIRQTSAGIYAWLPAGLRVLENIAGIVRDEQDAAGAQEVLMPTMQSAELWKRSGRYDDYGPEMLRIRDRHERDMLFGPTNEEMITDIFGQVVKSYKELPQVLYQIQWKFRDEVRPRFGVMRGREFYMKDGYSFDLDTASAVDTYRRMMLAYLRTFQRLGVRAIPMRADTGPIGGELSHEFLILAPTGESGVFFDSALEDQDWLAENVDINDRASLEKFFTRMTSFYAATDEMHDKKAWAEVPADRQREGRGIEVGHIFNFGRKYTQSMDIAVSGPDGAPLYPEMGSYGIGVSRLVAAIIEASHDENGIIWPESVAPFKAVIINLKNGDAQCDALCDQLYGAAPKALLYDDRAERAGAKFADADLMGHPWQLIVGPRGAKEGKVEVKNRRTGERTEETLEGALALIAKLQG; the protein is encoded by the coding sequence ATGCGTCTGTCCCGCAGTTTTCTGCCGACTCTTAAGGAAAATCCGGCCGAGGCCCAGATCACCTCGCACCGGCTCATGCTGCGCGCGGGCATGATTCGCCAGACATCGGCCGGCATCTATGCCTGGCTGCCCGCCGGGCTGCGCGTGCTCGAGAACATCGCCGGTATCGTGCGTGATGAGCAGGATGCCGCGGGCGCGCAGGAAGTGCTGATGCCCACCATGCAGTCCGCCGAGTTGTGGAAGCGTTCGGGTCGGTATGATGATTATGGCCCCGAGATGCTGCGCATCCGCGATCGCCACGAGCGCGACATGCTGTTCGGCCCGACCAATGAGGAAATGATTACCGATATCTTCGGTCAGGTGGTCAAGTCCTACAAGGAACTGCCGCAGGTTCTCTACCAGATCCAGTGGAAGTTCCGCGACGAGGTGCGCCCCCGCTTTGGCGTGATGCGTGGCCGCGAGTTCTATATGAAGGACGGCTACAGCTTCGACCTTGATACGGCCTCGGCGGTCGATACCTATCGCCGCATGATGCTGGCCTATCTGCGCACCTTCCAGCGTCTTGGCGTGCGGGCCATCCCCATGCGGGCCGATACCGGGCCGATTGGCGGCGAGCTGAGCCATGAATTCCTCATCCTTGCCCCCACGGGCGAGAGCGGCGTGTTCTTTGACAGCGCGCTCGAGGATCAGGACTGGCTGGCTGAGAACGTGGATATCAATGACCGCGCCTCGCTGGAAAAATTCTTCACGCGCATGACCTCGTTTTATGCCGCGACCGACGAGATGCATGACAAGAAGGCGTGGGCCGAAGTGCCTGCCGACCGCCAGCGCGAGGGGCGTGGCATCGAGGTGGGGCATATCTTCAACTTCGGGCGCAAATACACCCAGTCGATGGATATTGCGGTCAGCGGCCCCGATGGCGCGCCGCTCTACCCCGAGATGGGCTCCTACGGCATTGGCGTCTCGCGTCTCGTGGCCGCCATCATCGAGGCCAGCCACGATGAAAACGGCATCATCTGGCCGGAATCGGTCGCCCCCTTCAAGGCGGTCATCATCAACCTCAAGAATGGCGACGCTCAGTGCGACGCGCTGTGCGACCAGCTTTACGGTGCAGCCCCCAAGGCCCTGCTGTATGATGACCGCGCCGAGCGTGCGGGCGCCAAGTTTGCCGATGCTGACCTGATGGGCCACCCGTGGCAGCTGATCGTGGGCCCGCGCGGGGCGAAGGAAGGCAAGGTGGAGGTCAAGAACCGCCGCACCGGCGAGCGCACCGAGGAAACGCTGGAAGGCGCGTTGGCCCTTATTGCCAAACTGCAGGGCTGA
- a CDS encoding lipoprotein-releasing ABC transporter permease subunit, with the protein MFGPFERMIAGRYLRARRGERFVSIIAIFSLVGIALGVATLIIVMSVMNGFKADLLGRILGLNGDLSVYGLSRTISDYDAVAGRVRGVPGVVSAAPLVESQVLLNSGSYNAGGLVRGMARADLVGLHEVSDNLVAGSLDDFGGDDTIIVGTTLAERAGLTVGGRLTLVSPQGAATAFGTMPRVRAYRVVAIFDAGVSDYNSSYVFLPLHAAQVYFQLPGQVTQVQVMTKDAENVIPIRTAIEKAMDGEVRVMDWTQSNNAFFGAVQVEQNVMFLILTLIILVAAFNVISSLIMMVKDKSADIAVLRTLGATRGAIMRIFLMCGASVGVTGTFVGTGLGIVFCLNIERIRQLLQRMTGTDLFNAEVYYLEHLPAKLVWSQVIEVIGMALVLSLLATLYPSWRAARTDPVEALRHE; encoded by the coding sequence ATGTTCGGTCCCTTCGAGCGGATGATCGCCGGGCGCTACCTGCGGGCCCGGCGGGGGGAACGGTTCGTTTCCATCATCGCGATCTTTTCGCTGGTCGGGATCGCACTTGGCGTTGCCACGCTGATTATCGTGATGTCGGTCATGAACGGGTTCAAGGCTGACCTGCTTGGTCGCATCCTTGGCCTTAATGGCGATCTGAGCGTGTATGGCCTGAGCCGCACCATCAGCGATTATGATGCCGTGGCGGGCCGCGTGCGCGGCGTGCCGGGCGTGGTTTCGGCAGCACCTCTGGTTGAATCGCAGGTGCTGCTCAATTCGGGCAGCTACAACGCGGGCGGCCTGGTGCGCGGCATGGCGCGGGCCGACCTGGTAGGCCTGCATGAGGTCAGTGACAACCTTGTGGCAGGCAGCCTTGATGACTTTGGCGGTGATGACACGATCATCGTCGGCACCACGCTGGCCGAGCGGGCAGGGCTGACCGTGGGCGGCAGGCTCACCCTTGTCTCGCCACAGGGGGCGGCCACCGCATTCGGCACCATGCCGCGCGTGCGCGCCTATCGCGTGGTGGCGATCTTTGATGCAGGCGTGAGTGACTATAATTCCAGCTACGTGTTCCTGCCGCTTCATGCCGCCCAGGTCTATTTCCAGCTGCCGGGGCAGGTGACGCAGGTGCAGGTGATGACGAAGGACGCGGAAAACGTCATCCCCATCCGCACGGCGATTGAAAAGGCGATGGATGGCGAAGTGCGCGTGATGGACTGGACCCAGAGCAACAACGCCTTCTTTGGCGCGGTGCAGGTGGAGCAGAACGTAATGTTCCTGATCCTGACGCTCATCATCCTTGTCGCCGCCTTCAACGTCATTTCCTCGCTCATCATGATGGTCAAGGACAAGAGCGCCGATATTGCCGTGCTGCGCACGCTCGGTGCCACGCGGGGCGCGATCATGCGCATCTTCCTCATGTGCGGGGCCTCGGTGGGGGTGACGGGCACGTTTGTCGGCACCGGACTGGGCATCGTGTTCTGCCTCAACATCGAGCGGATCCGCCAGTTGCTCCAGCGCATGACCGGCACCGACCTGTTCAATGCCGAGGTGTATTACCTTGAGCACCTGCCCGCCAAGCTGGTGTGGTCGCAGGTGATCGAGGTGATTGGCATGGCGCTGGTGCTCTCGCTGCTGGCAACACTCTACCCCTCATGGCGGGCGGCGAGGACTGACCCTGTGGAGGCCCTGCGCCATGAATGA
- a CDS encoding ABC transporter ATP-binding protein produces the protein MNDTVNTAPPLRLDGVVRRYISGEETLEVLSGADLTLRGGEIVALVAPSGTGKSTLLHVAGLLEKPDEGCVLLAGQDAGALPDGGRTELRRDRIGFVYQFHHLLAEFTARENVMIPQMIAGVPRKQARARADELLGDFGLAHRLDHLPGKLSGGEKQRVAIARALANRPHVLLADEPTGNLDVNTSDAVFDALLVTVRAHGVAALIATHNMDLARRMDRIVTLRDGKVVPVEG, from the coding sequence ATGAATGACACCGTAAACACCGCCCCGCCGCTGCGTCTTGATGGCGTGGTGCGCCGCTATATCAGCGGCGAGGAAACGCTTGAGGTTCTGAGCGGGGCTGACCTGACGCTGCGCGGCGGCGAGATCGTGGCGCTTGTGGCCCCCTCAGGCACCGGCAAGTCGACCCTGCTGCATGTGGCGGGCCTGCTGGAAAAACCCGATGAAGGCTGTGTGCTGCTGGCAGGGCAGGATGCGGGGGCGCTGCCGGATGGCGGGCGCACGGAGCTACGGCGCGACCGGATCGGGTTTGTCTATCAGTTCCATCATCTGCTGGCCGAGTTCACCGCGCGTGAGAATGTCATGATCCCGCAGATGATTGCAGGCGTGCCACGCAAACAGGCGCGGGCGCGGGCGGATGAACTGCTGGGCGATTTTGGCCTGGCGCACCGGCTGGATCACCTGCCGGGCAAGCTTTCAGGCGGCGAGAAGCAGCGCGTGGCCATTGCCCGCGCGCTGGCCAACCGCCCGCATGTGCTGCTGGCCGATGAGCCAACCGGCAACCTTGATGTCAATACATCCGATGCCGTGTTTGACGCCCTGCTCGTCACCGTGCGCGCCCATGGCGTGGCGGCCCTGATCGCGACCCATAACATGGACCTTGCCCGCCGCATGGACCGCATCGTGACCCTGCGGGATGGAAAGGTGGTGCCGGTGGAGGGGTGA